GTTCCTGCTCAAGGGCGTCATGCGGGTGGACGACGCCAAACGCGCCGCCGACGCCGGGGTCACGGCGATCTCGGTCTCCAACCACGGCGGCAACAACCTCGACGGCACACCGGCCCCGATCCGCGCACTGCCGGCGATCGCCGAGGCGGTCGGCAGCGACATCGAGGTGCTGCTCGACGGTGGCATCCGCCGCGGCAGTGACGTCGTGAAGGCGCTCGCCCTGGGCGCGAAGGCCGTGCTGATCGGGCGCGCGTACCTGTGGGGGCTGGCCGCGAACGGTCAGGCCGGGGTGGAGAACGTGCTGGACATCCTGCGCGGCGGCATCGACTCGGCCCTGCTGGGGCTGGGCAAGGCGTCGATCCACGACCTCACCCGCGACGACGTCGTGATCCCCCCGGGCTTCGAACGCGCCCTCGGCGTGCCGGGGAGCTGAGCCACTCCGGCGGCGGGCCGCGCAGGGCCGTGCCCGCCGCCGGGGTTTCCAGCCTGCATGGCCGGGCGGTCGCTGCGTCCCGGGCCGGGTACGCCCGGCGGAGACGCTCCTGCTCGGTGTGGTGCGCTCCGCACGGGGCGGGCCGGACGGCGCGGTGTGGAGCTGACCGGCAGGACCGGGGCCGCGGCTACCGTGCCGCCGTCCCGGTCACTGTCGGCGAGGGGTTCACGACCCGGCCGGGAAGCCGTGCCGCCGCGCGCCGGCCACGATGACCAGCACCGGCACGAGGAGCACCAGGACGCTCCACGGGAACACGCCCGGCCCGAACGCGTCGAGCAGGACGCCGCCCACCACACCACCGCCGGCCATCGCGGCGTTCCACAACGTCACCAGCGCGGCCTGGGCGGTGTCGGCCGCCTCGCCGCCCGCGTTGCCGGCGGCGGTCTGCAGCAGCGTCGGCACCCCGCCCCAGCCCAGCCCCCACAACGCCACCGCGACGTAGACCAGCAGCGCGTTGCCGGCCTGCACCGCGAGGATCGCCGCGGCCACGCCGACCAGCACCGTCGCGCCGAGGGTCAGCGCCCGCAGCTCCCGGTCGATCCGGGCCCCGATGAACACGATGCTCAGCACGGACGCGATCCCGAACACGAGCAGCACCGCGTCGACCCGGGCACCCAGCCCGGCGCGCTGCAGGAACGTGGCCAGGTAGGTGTAGAGGATGTTGTGAGCCAGCACGAACAGCAGCGTGACGGCCAGGACCGCGGCCACACCGGGAACGGTCACCGCGCGGCGCACCGGGATCCGGCCGCCGTCACGCTGCCCCGGGTGGTCGGGCACGGTCGCGACGATCCAGGCGATGAGCACGACGGCGATCGCGGACATCACGCCGAAGGTCACCCGCCACCCGGCCAGCTCGCCGAGGAAGGTGCCCGCCGGCACGCCCAGCGACAGCGCGAGCGGGATGCCGGCCATGACGACCGCGATCGCCTTGCCCTGCAGCGTCTCGGGCGCCATCCGGCGCGCGTATCCGGCCAGCAGCGCCCACACGACGCCCGCGGCCACGCCGGCGGCGAACCGGCCGACCATGGTCAGCGCGTACACGCCGGAGACGGCGGTGATGGTGTTGGCGACGGCGAACCCGGCGACGCCGGCGAGCAGCAGGCGTTTGCGGCGCCAGCCCGCGGTCGCCGCCGAGAGCGGGATCGCCGCGAGCGCGGTGCCGATCGCGTAGATGGTGACCGCCTGTCCCATCGCCGATTCGCCGACACCCAGGTCGGCGCTCATCGCGGGCAGCACACCCGCGGGCAGGGCCT
The sequence above is a segment of the Amycolatopsis viridis genome. Coding sequences within it:
- a CDS encoding MFS transporter codes for the protein MIEVPTRNSLPLLPLLALTTAAFITVLTEALPAGVLPAMSADLGVGESAMGQAVTIYAIGTALAAIPLSAATAGWRRKRLLLAGVAGFAVANTITAVSGVYALTMVGRFAAGVAAGVVWALLAGYARRMAPETLQGKAIAVVMAGIPLALSLGVPAGTFLGELAGWRVTFGVMSAIAVVLIAWIVATVPDHPGQRDGGRIPVRRAVTVPGVAAVLAVTLLFVLAHNILYTYLATFLQRAGLGARVDAVLLVFGIASVLSIVFIGARIDRELRALTLGATVLVGVAAAILAVQAGNALLVYVAVALWGLGWGGVPTLLQTAAGNAGGEAADTAQAALVTLWNAAMAGGGVVGGVLLDAFGPGVFPWSVLVLLVPVLVIVAGARRHGFPAGS